A genomic stretch from Glaciecola nitratireducens FR1064 includes:
- the flhA gene encoding flagellar biosynthesis protein FlhA — MQLTSAFQRVDRTQLKGIAAGMGAPIVVLAIMGMVILPMPAILLDVLFSFNIALSLVIILVSVLTKRPVDFGIFPLVLLVATVLRLALNVASTRIVLLEGHEGGDAAGKVIQAFGEVVIGGNYVVGVVVFAILLIINFKVVTAGAGRISEVSARFTLDAMPGKQMAIDADLNAGYIDQDQARKRREEITSEADFYGSMDGASKFVKGDAIAGLFIMLINIVGGLFVGMFQHDLNFSTAMEVYTILTIGDGLVAQIPSLLLSVATAIIVTRENDSQEMGHEIREQLANRKALYITSGILFVMGIVPGMPHVAFLGFSAAVFAYAFFRDKMKAKEAKDRALVETMPDSNKGPSEIKELGWDDVQHVDTIGLEVGYRLIPLVDKSQGGELLTRIKGVRKKLSQELGFLIPPVHIRDNLDFSPNAYSISMMGVSIGDAEISHDNELAINPGQVFGELSGTKTKDPAFGLDAVWIKANQREHAQTLGYTVVDSATVVATHLSQLLTTNAYQLLGHEEVQQLLDMLEKTNPKLVEGLVPDILSLSTIVKVLQTLLYEGVPIRDMRTICQTLCEYGPKSQDPDVLVSALRIALKRLIVQDITAGGNEIPVITLAPDLEQMLHQSLQAGGEDGAGIEPGLAEKIQQSLTEASQQQELAGEPSVLLTSGMLRPVLSRFLKHAVVGLHVLSYQEIPDDKQIKIVSSVGQ, encoded by the coding sequence ATGCAATTAACTTCCGCTTTTCAACGTGTAGATAGAACGCAATTAAAAGGTATCGCTGCTGGTATGGGCGCGCCAATTGTCGTTTTAGCCATTATGGGCATGGTCATTTTGCCGATGCCAGCTATTCTTTTAGATGTGCTTTTTAGCTTCAATATTGCTCTATCGCTCGTCATTATTTTGGTTTCTGTATTAACTAAACGTCCTGTCGATTTTGGCATATTCCCCCTTGTTCTATTGGTTGCTACCGTTTTGCGTTTGGCCCTAAACGTTGCCTCTACGCGAATTGTGTTATTGGAAGGGCATGAGGGTGGAGACGCGGCTGGGAAGGTCATACAAGCGTTTGGTGAAGTAGTTATCGGCGGCAATTATGTGGTGGGTGTCGTCGTCTTTGCAATCTTGTTGATTATCAATTTTAAAGTAGTAACGGCGGGTGCTGGACGTATTTCTGAAGTTAGCGCTCGATTTACCTTGGACGCTATGCCGGGCAAACAAATGGCGATTGATGCCGACTTGAACGCTGGTTACATCGATCAAGATCAAGCGAGAAAGAGACGAGAAGAAATCACCTCTGAAGCTGACTTTTATGGTTCGATGGACGGTGCGTCTAAATTTGTAAAAGGGGACGCAATCGCTGGCCTCTTCATTATGTTAATCAATATTGTCGGCGGTTTATTCGTGGGCATGTTTCAACATGATCTAAATTTTTCCACGGCGATGGAAGTTTATACCATCCTGACGATTGGTGACGGACTCGTCGCACAAATCCCGTCTTTGCTACTTTCTGTTGCAACCGCAATTATCGTTACCCGAGAAAATGACTCGCAGGAAATGGGGCATGAAATTAGAGAGCAGTTAGCCAACCGCAAAGCTCTTTACATTACCTCGGGCATTCTATTTGTTATGGGCATCGTTCCGGGCATGCCGCATGTTGCTTTCCTTGGCTTCTCTGCTGCCGTGTTTGCTTATGCTTTCTTTAGAGACAAGATGAAAGCGAAGGAAGCAAAAGATAGAGCGCTAGTAGAAACAATGCCGGATTCAAACAAAGGCCCTAGTGAAATCAAAGAACTTGGTTGGGACGATGTTCAACACGTCGATACTATTGGACTCGAGGTGGGATACCGTCTTATTCCGCTTGTAGATAAATCTCAAGGCGGTGAATTATTGACGCGAATCAAAGGCGTACGTAAAAAACTGTCGCAAGAGCTGGGTTTCCTTATTCCGCCTGTGCACATTCGTGATAATTTGGACTTTTCACCTAATGCTTACTCCATTTCGATGATGGGAGTGTCAATAGGTGATGCGGAAATCAGTCATGACAACGAGCTAGCGATTAATCCTGGTCAGGTATTCGGTGAGCTATCGGGAACCAAAACCAAGGATCCTGCATTTGGCTTAGATGCTGTCTGGATCAAAGCTAACCAACGTGAACATGCACAAACCCTCGGTTATACAGTTGTTGATTCTGCCACAGTGGTCGCCACACACCTAAGTCAGTTGCTAACAACGAATGCATATCAATTATTGGGACACGAAGAAGTTCAGCAGTTACTTGATATGCTTGAGAAAACCAATCCGAAACTAGTGGAAGGACTAGTACCTGATATTTTGTCGCTGAGCACCATTGTTAAAGTACTGCAAACGCTGTTGTATGAAGGCGTGCCAATTAGAGATATGCGTACAATTTGTCAAACACTGTGTGAGTACGGCCCTAAAAGTCAAGATCCAGACGTATTGGTGTCTGCCCTGCGAATTGCACTGAAGCGTTTGATTGTGCAAGACATTACGGCAGGGGGTAATGAAATACCGGTTATCACTTTAGCGCCAGACTTGGAACAGATGTTGCATCAGTCATTACAAGCAGGTGGTGAAGATGGTGCTGGTATTGAGCCAGGCCTTGCAGAGAAAATTCAGCAATCGTTAACTGAGGCCAGTCAGCAACAAGAACTCGCTGGCGAGCCTTCGGTACTATTGACATCAGGCATGCTACGTCCGGTGCTATCAAGGTTTTTGAAACACGCTGTTGTAGGATTACATGTGTTGTCGTATCAAGAGATACCCGACGACAAACAAATAAAAATAGTGTCATCAGTCGGTCAATAA
- a CDS encoding chemotaxis protein CheA translates to MSFEVDEEIMQDFLVEAGEILEQLQEQLVDLENKPEDADLLNAIFRGYHTVKGGAGFLALTELVNICHGAENVFDVMRNGQRTLTPELMDVILQATDVVVEMFEKVKQREALEAAPDELIAVLHKLSKPETADENIFATDVAELAADDTEDEINEINEINNESIDNSEAPADANIDEITDDEFEALLDELHGSSGPSKSDSVETPIPAPAATNSGADDITDDEFEALLDDLHGKGQFKAEEKNEAQSVASSTDKNANESASSNPDEITDDEFEALLDQLHGEGKSPIASVANETAAKAPEAPKTEAPSAPKDDAKPVAKAPAKAQPAPAAKAPTPPAKKEDKKASAAPQAETTVRVDTKRLDQIMNMVGELVLVRNRLLSLSINNADESMAKAIANLDVVTGDLQGAVMKTRMQPIKKVFGRFPRVVRDLARTLKKEITLELVGEETDLDKNLVEALADPLVHLVRNSVDHGIEMPDEREAQGKPRMGTVKLSASQEGDHILLTIDDDGKGMDPEKLKEIAINRGVLDADAAARMSDVEAFNLIFAPGFSTKVEISDISGRGVGMDVVKTKINQLNGSVNIDSELGKGTRLAIKVPLTLAILPTLMIVVGAQTFALPLGAVSEIINMDIGKTHKVDGQLTMIVRSKAIPLFYLGDWLNRIPQNVDRSKGHVVVMQIGTKQVGFVVDSLIGQEEVVIKPLDALLQGTPGMAGATITSDGGIALILDIANLLKRYA, encoded by the coding sequence ATGTCGTTTGAAGTTGACGAGGAAATAATGCAAGATTTCTTGGTGGAAGCCGGAGAAATACTTGAACAACTCCAAGAACAGCTTGTTGATCTTGAGAATAAGCCAGAAGATGCAGATTTACTTAATGCAATTTTCCGGGGTTATCACACGGTCAAAGGCGGTGCTGGGTTTTTAGCGTTAACAGAACTCGTTAATATCTGCCATGGCGCAGAAAACGTGTTTGACGTTATGCGCAATGGTCAACGAACACTGACCCCAGAGTTAATGGATGTCATTCTTCAAGCAACTGACGTTGTTGTTGAAATGTTCGAAAAAGTTAAGCAGCGGGAAGCTCTCGAAGCGGCTCCTGACGAACTTATCGCCGTTTTACACAAACTAAGTAAGCCAGAAACTGCCGATGAAAATATCTTTGCCACTGACGTTGCTGAACTCGCGGCTGATGACACTGAAGATGAAATCAATGAAATCAATGAAATAAATAATGAGTCAATTGATAATAGCGAAGCGCCTGCTGACGCTAATATTGATGAGATTACTGACGACGAGTTTGAAGCTTTATTAGACGAGCTCCACGGTAGCTCAGGGCCTTCCAAATCTGACAGTGTTGAAACCCCAATACCAGCTCCGGCAGCAACGAACTCAGGCGCTGACGACATCACAGACGACGAATTTGAAGCCCTATTGGACGATTTACATGGTAAGGGACAATTCAAGGCTGAAGAGAAGAATGAAGCCCAGAGCGTCGCCAGTAGCACTGACAAAAACGCGAACGAAAGCGCTAGTAGTAACCCTGATGAAATAACGGACGATGAGTTCGAGGCCTTACTTGACCAGCTGCATGGCGAAGGTAAGTCGCCGATTGCATCTGTGGCTAATGAGACGGCAGCGAAAGCACCTGAAGCGCCAAAAACTGAAGCGCCGAGCGCGCCAAAAGATGATGCAAAGCCTGTTGCTAAAGCTCCTGCTAAGGCGCAGCCAGCGCCAGCAGCAAAAGCGCCAACTCCGCCAGCGAAAAAAGAAGATAAGAAAGCGAGTGCTGCACCTCAAGCCGAAACCACAGTTCGAGTTGATACTAAGAGACTCGACCAAATAATGAATATGGTAGGTGAGCTTGTATTAGTGCGCAATCGCTTATTAAGCTTGAGCATTAATAATGCTGATGAGAGCATGGCGAAGGCCATCGCTAACCTTGACGTAGTTACGGGTGATTTGCAGGGTGCTGTGATGAAAACCCGCATGCAGCCTATTAAGAAAGTGTTTGGTCGTTTTCCTCGCGTCGTTCGTGACTTGGCGAGAACATTGAAGAAAGAAATTACGCTTGAACTCGTTGGTGAAGAAACCGATTTAGATAAAAACTTAGTTGAAGCACTTGCTGATCCCTTAGTGCATTTGGTGAGAAACTCGGTTGACCATGGTATTGAAATGCCAGATGAGCGAGAGGCTCAAGGCAAACCAAGAATGGGCACGGTGAAACTGTCTGCCTCCCAAGAAGGTGATCATATCCTCCTTACGATCGACGATGATGGTAAGGGAATGGATCCAGAAAAGTTGAAAGAGATTGCGATTAATCGTGGCGTATTAGATGCTGATGCAGCAGCTAGAATGTCAGACGTTGAGGCATTTAATCTTATTTTTGCTCCAGGTTTTTCTACTAAAGTGGAAATTAGTGATATTTCTGGCCGTGGTGTTGGTATGGATGTGGTGAAAACTAAAATCAACCAACTTAACGGTTCAGTTAACATTGATTCGGAGCTTGGAAAGGGCACCAGACTTGCAATCAAAGTTCCGCTTACCCTAGCAATACTGCCAACCCTAATGATTGTGGTGGGCGCGCAAACGTTTGCCTTACCGCTAGGTGCTGTTAGTGAGATTATCAATATGGATATTGGTAAGACACACAAAGTAGATGGCCAATTAACGATGATTGTTAGGTCGAAAGCCATCCCTTTATTTTACCTTGGTGACTGGTTGAATCGCATACCACAGAACGTTGATCGTTCGAAAGGTCATGTGGTTGTAATGCAAATAGGTACTAAGCAAGTCGGTTTCGTAGTTGATTCACTGATTGGTCAAGAAGAAGTTGTTATTAAGCCACTAGATGCTTTATTGCAAGGTACTCCTGGCATGGCAGGCGCAACGATTACCTCGGACGGTGGCATTGCCCTAATTTTAGACATTGCAAATTTATTGAAGAGATACGCTTAG
- the flhF gene encoding flagellar biosynthesis protein FlhF, whose product MKIRRFFGKDMREALKQVKDELGGDAVIMSNKKVADGVELVAAVDKETEMTKPAPTISLGRRSKNTPTLSEIIGDDGPDSLKALLEKQHAGKLVDENSDGFESVALSNAAYGRKNEQYTDKENSKQYSQQRSAQSPQPTQAVNQNQPRVSQAYADSQQAEKRRREAELTHEYARTPVTKPMDDFSMEHDFADSQASDLFSQDKSFSSNDGLDFIKSELASIRNVLQYQVNGLSDEKSKRKNPTHYFLGNKLLGMGISERLVEQLVSFLPPQATETEGWDYLLNLISNRLHIGGNDILQQSGIVALVGPTGTGKTTTVAKLAAKFAQKYGANEVAMITVDTYRIAAFEQLATYGKIIGCTVKKAQTSEELAHILYQLRHKKLVLIDTAGFSQRDARLVTQLNDYEKETTANIKKYLVLPAGAQYQVLHQTIQAYKNINLTGCIFSKLDECYSLGEALSVVIENDLRLSYVTDGQRVPEDIKLADAKNLIMVASKLYKKYALAHTSPLNSDEGVRAG is encoded by the coding sequence ATGAAAATTAGACGTTTTTTTGGCAAAGATATGCGTGAAGCGCTCAAGCAAGTGAAAGACGAACTTGGCGGCGACGCAGTTATTATGTCTAATAAAAAGGTAGCAGATGGCGTAGAGCTTGTTGCTGCAGTGGATAAAGAGACTGAAATGACAAAACCGGCTCCCACAATAAGCTTAGGCAGAAGGTCAAAAAATACGCCAACCCTGAGCGAAATAATTGGTGATGATGGACCTGATAGCCTCAAAGCACTACTGGAAAAACAGCATGCAGGTAAGTTAGTTGACGAAAATAGCGATGGATTTGAAAGTGTAGCGCTTTCCAATGCGGCTTATGGTCGCAAAAATGAGCAATACACTGATAAAGAAAACAGCAAACAGTATTCACAACAGCGTAGCGCTCAATCACCGCAGCCGACACAAGCTGTGAATCAAAATCAACCTCGCGTTAGTCAAGCCTATGCCGATTCACAGCAGGCAGAAAAGCGTCGTCGCGAGGCAGAACTAACCCATGAATACGCAAGAACTCCAGTAACCAAACCGATGGATGATTTTTCAATGGAACATGACTTTGCCGACAGCCAAGCGTCAGATTTATTCAGCCAAGACAAAAGTTTCTCTTCAAATGATGGGCTTGATTTTATCAAATCAGAACTGGCTTCTATTCGTAATGTTTTACAATATCAAGTGAATGGCTTGAGTGATGAAAAGAGCAAACGTAAAAACCCAACACACTATTTTCTCGGTAATAAGTTATTAGGCATGGGGATCAGTGAAAGACTCGTCGAGCAATTAGTGAGTTTTCTGCCACCCCAAGCGACTGAAACAGAAGGCTGGGATTACTTATTGAATCTAATTTCCAATCGTCTACACATAGGCGGCAACGACATTTTGCAACAGTCAGGTATTGTTGCTTTGGTCGGACCAACAGGCACAGGTAAAACGACAACAGTTGCAAAATTAGCCGCAAAATTTGCACAGAAGTATGGTGCTAATGAAGTCGCCATGATTACTGTAGATACATATCGAATTGCGGCTTTTGAGCAATTAGCGACATACGGTAAAATTATTGGCTGTACCGTGAAAAAAGCACAGACATCTGAAGAGTTAGCCCATATACTTTATCAATTAAGGCACAAAAAATTAGTCCTTATTGATACCGCCGGTTTTAGTCAACGTGACGCTCGTTTAGTGACACAGTTAAATGATTATGAAAAAGAAACGACGGCAAACATTAAAAAATACTTAGTATTGCCTGCAGGCGCGCAGTATCAGGTGTTACATCAAACCATACAAGCGTATAAGAACATAAACCTTACAGGCTGCATTTTCAGTAAATTAGACGAGTGCTATAGTCTTGGAGAGGCCCTAAGTGTGGTCATCGAAAACGACCTTAGACTAAGCTACGTAACGGATGGACAGAGAGTGCCAGAAGATATAAAACTTGCCGATGCAAAAAATTTAATAATGGTAGCGTCAAAACTTTATAAAAAGTATGCTTTGGCGCATACTAGCCCATTGAATTCTGATGAGGGTGTCAGAGCAGGATGA
- a CDS encoding MinD/ParA family ATP-binding protein — translation MIEDQASSLRKMNKSKLIKVMAVTGGKGGVGKTNVSLNLAISLAKQGKRVLVLDADLGLANVDVLLGLRVDKNLSHVLRGECTLDDILVTGPHGVKIAPATSGSKSMAELGPTEHAGLIRAFSELRTEIDVLIIDTAAGISDMVMSFSRAAQDVLVVVCDEPTSLTDAYALIKILNREHGVFKFKIVANMVRSEREGKELFSKLSKVTGRFLDVALELVGVIPFDENIRKSVRKQAAIVDAYPSSPAALAITNLAQKSMTWPIPAQPGGHLEFFIEQLVSRNE, via the coding sequence ATGATAGAAGATCAAGCGAGTAGCTTAAGAAAAATGAATAAGTCCAAATTAATTAAAGTCATGGCGGTCACAGGTGGAAAAGGTGGTGTGGGTAAAACCAACGTGTCTTTGAATTTAGCCATCTCTTTAGCCAAGCAAGGCAAGCGTGTTCTTGTGCTTGATGCCGATTTAGGTCTGGCTAACGTTGACGTTTTACTTGGACTGCGTGTAGATAAAAATTTATCACATGTACTCAGAGGCGAATGCACCTTAGATGACATTTTAGTAACGGGTCCTCACGGCGTTAAAATCGCGCCTGCCACTTCAGGCTCAAAGTCAATGGCTGAGTTGGGTCCTACAGAGCACGCTGGTCTTATTAGAGCCTTCAGCGAGTTGCGCACCGAAATAGATGTGTTGATAATCGATACTGCAGCCGGCATTTCTGACATGGTCATGAGCTTTTCTCGGGCGGCACAAGATGTTCTTGTCGTTGTGTGTGACGAGCCTACCTCACTGACCGATGCCTATGCATTGATAAAAATACTGAACCGTGAGCACGGCGTTTTTAAATTTAAAATCGTTGCGAACATGGTTCGAAGTGAAAGGGAAGGGAAAGAACTGTTTAGTAAGCTTTCCAAGGTGACAGGGCGATTTTTGGATGTTGCATTAGAGTTGGTGGGAGTGATTCCATTCGACGAGAATATTCGTAAATCAGTACGTAAACAAGCTGCTATTGTTGATGCATATCCATCATCGCCTGCGGCATTGGCGATAACTAACCTAGCTCAAAAGTCCATGACTTGGCCCATACCGGCGCAACCCGGCGGGCATTTGGAATTTTTTATTGAGCAGTTAGTATCGAGAAACGAGTAG
- the cheY gene encoding chemotaxis response regulator CheY: protein MNKNMKILVVDDFSTMRRIIKNLLKDLGFTSIQEADDGNTALPMLVQGDFDFVVTDWNMPGMQGIDLLRAIRADDNLKHLPVLMVTAEAKKEQIVAAAQAGVNGYVVKPFTAATLKEKLEKIFERLG, encoded by the coding sequence TTGAATAAGAATATGAAAATCTTAGTTGTTGATGATTTCTCAACGATGAGGCGTATCATTAAAAATTTGTTAAAAGATCTTGGCTTTACTAGCATTCAAGAAGCAGATGACGGAAATACGGCATTGCCTATGCTTGTGCAAGGTGATTTCGATTTCGTTGTAACGGATTGGAATATGCCAGGTATGCAAGGGATCGATCTTCTTCGCGCAATCCGCGCTGACGATAATTTAAAGCATTTACCTGTTTTAATGGTCACTGCAGAAGCGAAGAAAGAACAGATAGTTGCCGCGGCGCAAGCGGGGGTAAATGGTTACGTTGTAAAACCGTTCACAGCTGCAACGCTAAAAGAAAAGCTAGAAAAGATTTTTGAACGTCTAGGTTAA
- a CDS encoding protein phosphatase CheZ produces MTTTERDLVSLEEAKLLVEYLEKGDRDKANALVDVITMRESTELFSEVGKLTRQLHDSLNNFQIDERIANLMQDEIPDARSRLIYVIEETEKAANTTMDAVEKCMPLAEGLNQRLNNIMPEWQKLMSRQIELGEFKHLCLELDTLITDASRDSATLNSLLTEVLMAQGYQDLTGQVIRRVIELVKEVEDSLVSMLTAFGDVGELQLEEDNPQTSKKQTDTVKAEGPIIDADTRDDVVSGQDDVDDLLSSLGF; encoded by the coding sequence ATGACAACGACCGAAAGAGACTTAGTTTCGCTAGAAGAAGCGAAACTACTAGTTGAGTATCTTGAAAAAGGCGATCGCGATAAGGCGAACGCACTGGTAGATGTAATCACCATGCGAGAGTCAACCGAGCTTTTTTCTGAAGTAGGAAAATTGACTCGCCAACTGCATGACTCACTGAATAACTTCCAAATAGATGAACGCATCGCTAATTTGATGCAGGACGAAATTCCCGACGCACGCTCTCGTTTAATTTATGTTATTGAAGAGACGGAAAAAGCGGCAAACACCACGATGGATGCTGTTGAAAAGTGCATGCCACTTGCGGAAGGTTTGAACCAGCGTTTAAATAACATCATGCCTGAATGGCAAAAACTAATGAGTCGCCAAATTGAGTTAGGCGAATTTAAGCACCTGTGCTTAGAACTTGATACGTTAATAACAGATGCAAGCCGAGACTCTGCAACGTTAAATTCATTGCTTACCGAAGTATTGATGGCTCAAGGCTATCAAGATCTCACTGGGCAAGTTATTCGTCGCGTTATAGAACTGGTTAAAGAAGTCGAAGATAGCCTTGTTTCAATGCTCACGGCATTTGGTGATGTCGGAGAATTGCAGCTAGAGGAAGATAATCCTCAAACTTCTAAGAAACAGACCGATACAGTAAAAGCCGAAGGGCCAATTATCGATGCAGATACACGAGACGACGTAGTAAGTGGACAAGACGACGTTGACGATTTGCTGTCAAGTTTAGGGTTTTAG
- a CDS encoding RNA polymerase sigma factor FliA has product MSNKVAVYQQQIDKNQLVERHAPLVKRIAHHLMARLPASVLVDDLIQAGMIGLLEAARNFDGSKGASFETFAGIRIRGSMLDEIRKGDWTPRSVHKNSRAITQAISDVEKATGRDARDIDVAERLQVSVQEYHQMLNEVNAGKLVGIEDLGVSEDVLTTDATKGADSPFEDMVQGSFQKALARAITTLPEREAIVLSLYYDEELNLREIGEVLEVSESRVSQIHSQAMLKLKSKMQSWRTAD; this is encoded by the coding sequence GTGAGTAACAAAGTGGCAGTCTATCAACAACAAATTGATAAAAACCAACTGGTCGAGCGGCATGCGCCTTTGGTGAAAAGAATTGCTCATCATCTAATGGCAAGGTTGCCAGCAAGTGTTCTCGTGGACGACTTGATTCAAGCAGGGATGATTGGCTTGCTGGAAGCAGCAAGAAACTTTGATGGCTCCAAGGGTGCAAGTTTTGAGACCTTTGCCGGTATTCGCATTCGCGGTTCGATGCTTGACGAAATTCGAAAAGGTGACTGGACTCCGCGTTCGGTTCATAAGAATAGTCGAGCAATAACGCAAGCTATTTCTGATGTGGAAAAAGCGACCGGCCGCGACGCACGCGACATTGACGTAGCTGAAAGGCTGCAAGTGTCGGTGCAGGAATATCATCAAATGTTGAATGAAGTTAACGCGGGTAAACTTGTTGGAATCGAAGATCTGGGCGTAAGTGAAGACGTTCTTACCACCGACGCAACGAAAGGAGCAGACAGTCCTTTTGAAGATATGGTGCAAGGATCATTTCAGAAAGCGCTGGCTCGGGCGATAACAACATTACCAGAGCGAGAAGCGATCGTGCTCTCACTTTATTACGACGAAGAGTTAAACTTGCGTGAAATTGGCGAAGTGCTCGAGGTGAGTGAATCACGAGTGAGTCAAATTCATAGTCAAGCAATGTTAAAGTTAAAGTCGAAAATGCAGTCATGGCGTACAGCCGACTAA